A genomic region of Rhea pennata isolate bPtePen1 chromosome 14, bPtePen1.pri, whole genome shotgun sequence contains the following coding sequences:
- the PWWP2A gene encoding PWWP domain-containing protein 2A isoform X2 has translation MAAMAAEAAATAAVPGDGGAGEAEPEMEPLPGSEAGADPLPAVTEAVESVVPDGEEADGGKVAPGEAEQLPPPPAQLARSPAGPREPGAEGTATEKLPPCAAEVGSPQAEHRRAPSPECEEEPQPCPPPAGHPELPEEEPQPCPPATGGSAKPEPGEEPCRPEEEEPDAADAAAVEPECPVPAAAAGEEAAAAAPLLPGSEVRVTLDHIIEDALVVSFRLGEKLFSGVLMDLSKRFGPHGIPVTIFPKREYKDKPEAMQLQSKPFQDEAQVKCESNAAVPDDSSPMQPSEPSLAKSLWTSKPPPLFHEGAPYPPPLFIRDTYNQSIPQPPPRKIKRPKRKMYREEPTSIMNAIKLRPRQVLCDKCKNSVVAEKKEIKKGGNASDSSKYDDNKKRRNESVTTVNKKLKTDHKVDGKSQNESQKRNAVVKVSNIAHSRSRVVKVSAQANTSKAQLNTKKVLQSKNMDHAKAREVLKMAKEKAQKKQSATSSSKNAHSKVHFTRRLQNTSSGSLPPRLRLKPQRYRNEENDSSLKTGLEKIRSGKMATKPQSRCSSTRSAAQRH, from the exons atggCGGCTATGGCTGCGGAGGCGGCAGCGACTGCAGCGGTGCCGGGCGATGGGGGGGCCGGCGAAGCTGAGCCCGAGATGGAGCCTCTGCCAGGCAGCGAGGCCGGCGCGGACCCTCTCCCTGCCGTCACCGAGGCCGTCGAGTCGGTGGTGCCTGATGGGGAGGAGGCCGACGGGGGGAAGGTTGCTCCCGGCGAGGCCGAgcagctgccgccgccgcccgcgcagctcgcccgcagcccggccgggcctcgGGAGCCGGGAGCCGAGGGGACGGCGACGGAGAAGCTGCCGCCCTGCGCGGCGGAGGTGGGCTCGCCGCAGGCCGAGCACCGGCGAGCGCCCAGCCCGGAGTGCGAGGAGGAGCCgcagccctgcccgccgcctGCTGGGCACCCTGAACTTCCCGAGGAGGAGCCGCAGCCCTGCCCGCCGGCTACTGGGGGCTCCGCGAAGCCGGAGCCCGGGGAGGAGCCGTGCcggccggaggaggaggagccgGATGCTGCTGATGCCGCCGCTGTGGAGCCGGAGTGCCCGGTGCCCGCGGCTGCGGCCggcgaggaggcggcggcggcggccccgctgctgccGGGCTCCGAGGTGCGGGTCACCCTGGATCACATCATCGAGGACGCCCTGGTGGTCTCGTTCCGGCTGGGAGAGAAGCTTTTCTCGGGGGTCCTCATGGACCTCTCTAAAAG gtTTGGACCCCATGGAATCCCTGTGACTATATTTCCTAAAAGGGAATACAAGGATAAACCTGAAGCCATGCAGCTCCAAAGTAAACCATTCCAAGATGAGGCACAAGTGAAGTGTGAATCTAATGCTGCAGTCCCTGATGACTCTTCTCCCATGCAGCCATCAGAACCTAGCTTAGCTAAAAGCCTATGGACTTCTAAACCACCTCCTCTCTTTCATGAGGGAGCACCATATCCTCCCCCTTTGTTTATCAGGGACACCTATAACCAGTCAATACCTCAGCCTCCACCCCGAAAAATTAAGCGGCCCAAGCGTAAAATGTACAGGGAGGAACCCACTTCTATTATGAATGCTATCAAGCTACGACCCAGGCAGGTCTTGTGTGACAAATGCAAAAACAGTGttgttgcagaaaaaaaggaaattaaaaaaggtGGCAATGCAAGTGACTCTTCAAAATATGACGATAATAAAAAACGAAGAAATGAGAGTGTGACTACTGTGAATAAAAAACTTAAGACTGACCATAAAGTGGATGGAAAAAGCCAAAATGAAAGCCAGAAAAGGAATGCTGTAGTCAAGGTTTCAAATATTGCtcacagcagaagcagagtAGTTAAAGTTTCTGCACAAGCAAATACTTCGAAAGCGcagttaaatacaaaaaaagttcTCCAGAGCAAAAACATGGATCATGCAAAAGCTCGGGAAGTCTTGAAAATGGCCAAAGAAAAGGCACAAAAGAAGCAGAGTGCAACCTCCTCTTCCAAAAATGCACATTCGAAGGTCCACTTCACACGGCGTCTTCAGAACACCAGCTCAGGTTCCCTCCCACCCCGATTGCGTTTAAAGCCACAAAGATATcgaaatgaagaaaatgactCTTCTCTCAAGACAGGACTTGAGAAAATACGGAGTGGCAAGATGGCAACTAAGCCCCAGTCTCGCTGCTCCTCCACCCGCTCAGCAG
- the PWWP2A gene encoding PWWP domain-containing protein 2A isoform X1: MAAMAAEAAATAAVPGDGGAGEAEPEMEPLPGSEAGADPLPAVTEAVESVVPDGEEADGGKVAPGEAEQLPPPPAQLARSPAGPREPGAEGTATEKLPPCAAEVGSPQAEHRRAPSPECEEEPQPCPPPAGHPELPEEEPQPCPPATGGSAKPEPGEEPCRPEEEEPDAADAAAVEPECPVPAAAAGEEAAAAAPLLPGSEVRVTLDHIIEDALVVSFRLGEKLFSGVLMDLSKRFGPHGIPVTIFPKREYKDKPEAMQLQSKPFQDEAQVKCESNAAVPDDSSPMQPSEPSLAKSLWTSKPPPLFHEGAPYPPPLFIRDTYNQSIPQPPPRKIKRPKRKMYREEPTSIMNAIKLRPRQVLCDKCKNSVVAEKKEIKKGGNASDSSKYDDNKKRRNESVTTVNKKLKTDHKVDGKSQNESQKRNAVVKVSNIAHSRSRVVKVSAQANTSKAQLNTKKVLQSKNMDHAKAREVLKMAKEKAQKKQSATSSSKNAHSKVHFTRRLQNTSSGSLPPRLRLKPQRYRNEENDSSLKTGLEKIRSGKMATKPQSRCSSTRSAGEAPSENQSPSKGPEEASSEVQDTSQVHVTVDQDEHQTLGKRGSKSNITVYMTLNQKKSDSSSASVCSSDSTDDLKSTNSECSSTESFDFPPGSMHAPSSSSSSSSSSKEEKKLSNSLKMKVFSKNVSKCVTPDGRTICVGDIVWAKIYGFPWWPARILTITVSRKDNGLLVRQEARISWFGSPTTSFLALSQLSPFLENFQLRFNKKRKGLYRKAITEAAKAAKQLTPEVRALLTQFET, from the exons atggCGGCTATGGCTGCGGAGGCGGCAGCGACTGCAGCGGTGCCGGGCGATGGGGGGGCCGGCGAAGCTGAGCCCGAGATGGAGCCTCTGCCAGGCAGCGAGGCCGGCGCGGACCCTCTCCCTGCCGTCACCGAGGCCGTCGAGTCGGTGGTGCCTGATGGGGAGGAGGCCGACGGGGGGAAGGTTGCTCCCGGCGAGGCCGAgcagctgccgccgccgcccgcgcagctcgcccgcagcccggccgggcctcgGGAGCCGGGAGCCGAGGGGACGGCGACGGAGAAGCTGCCGCCCTGCGCGGCGGAGGTGGGCTCGCCGCAGGCCGAGCACCGGCGAGCGCCCAGCCCGGAGTGCGAGGAGGAGCCgcagccctgcccgccgcctGCTGGGCACCCTGAACTTCCCGAGGAGGAGCCGCAGCCCTGCCCGCCGGCTACTGGGGGCTCCGCGAAGCCGGAGCCCGGGGAGGAGCCGTGCcggccggaggaggaggagccgGATGCTGCTGATGCCGCCGCTGTGGAGCCGGAGTGCCCGGTGCCCGCGGCTGCGGCCggcgaggaggcggcggcggcggccccgctgctgccGGGCTCCGAGGTGCGGGTCACCCTGGATCACATCATCGAGGACGCCCTGGTGGTCTCGTTCCGGCTGGGAGAGAAGCTTTTCTCGGGGGTCCTCATGGACCTCTCTAAAAG gtTTGGACCCCATGGAATCCCTGTGACTATATTTCCTAAAAGGGAATACAAGGATAAACCTGAAGCCATGCAGCTCCAAAGTAAACCATTCCAAGATGAGGCACAAGTGAAGTGTGAATCTAATGCTGCAGTCCCTGATGACTCTTCTCCCATGCAGCCATCAGAACCTAGCTTAGCTAAAAGCCTATGGACTTCTAAACCACCTCCTCTCTTTCATGAGGGAGCACCATATCCTCCCCCTTTGTTTATCAGGGACACCTATAACCAGTCAATACCTCAGCCTCCACCCCGAAAAATTAAGCGGCCCAAGCGTAAAATGTACAGGGAGGAACCCACTTCTATTATGAATGCTATCAAGCTACGACCCAGGCAGGTCTTGTGTGACAAATGCAAAAACAGTGttgttgcagaaaaaaaggaaattaaaaaaggtGGCAATGCAAGTGACTCTTCAAAATATGACGATAATAAAAAACGAAGAAATGAGAGTGTGACTACTGTGAATAAAAAACTTAAGACTGACCATAAAGTGGATGGAAAAAGCCAAAATGAAAGCCAGAAAAGGAATGCTGTAGTCAAGGTTTCAAATATTGCtcacagcagaagcagagtAGTTAAAGTTTCTGCACAAGCAAATACTTCGAAAGCGcagttaaatacaaaaaaagttcTCCAGAGCAAAAACATGGATCATGCAAAAGCTCGGGAAGTCTTGAAAATGGCCAAAGAAAAGGCACAAAAGAAGCAGAGTGCAACCTCCTCTTCCAAAAATGCACATTCGAAGGTCCACTTCACACGGCGTCTTCAGAACACCAGCTCAGGTTCCCTCCCACCCCGATTGCGTTTAAAGCCACAAAGATATcgaaatgaagaaaatgactCTTCTCTCAAGACAGGACTTGAGAAAATACGGAGTGGCAAGATGGCAACTAAGCCCCAGTCTCGCTGCTCCTCCACCCGCTCAGCAGGTGAGGCCCCTTCAGAAAATCAGAGCCCCTCAAAAGGCCCTGAAGAGGCCAGCAGTGAGGTTCAGGACACAAGTCAAGTGCATGTAACTGTTGATCAGGATGAACACCAGACATTGGGCAAGAGAGGCAGCAAAAGCAATATAACGGTTTATATGACCCTTAATCAAAAGAAATCTGACTCTTCCAGTGCATCAGTTTGTAGTAGTGATAGCACAGATGATTTGAAATCTACCAACTCTGAGTGTAGCTCTACTGAAAGCTTTGATTTTCCTCCAGGCAGCATGCAtgcaccttcctcctcctcctcctcctcctcctcctcaaaggaagagaaaaagctcAGTAATTCCTTGAAAATGAAAGTCTTTTCCAAAAACGTCTCTAAATGTGTCACACCAGATGGCAGGACCATATGTGTAGGGGACATTGTTTGGGCCAAGATTTATGGCTTCCCTTGGTGGCCAGCCCGTATTCTTACCATAACTGTGAGCCGGAAAGATAATGGCCTTTTAGTTCGACAGGAGGCTCGTATATCGTGGTTTGGGTCCCCAACAACatcttttcttgctctttcacaACTATCCCCCTTTTTAGAAAACTTCCAGTTGCGCTTTAATAAGAAGAGAAAGGGCCTTTACCGCAAGGCCATCACAGAGGCAGCTAAGGCTGCTAAGCAGCTGACTCCCGAAGTTCGGGCCCTGCTGACACAGTTTGAAACGTGA